Proteins encoded in a region of the Thunnus thynnus chromosome 8, fThuThy2.1, whole genome shotgun sequence genome:
- the LOC137187594 gene encoding protein CIST1-like, with the protein MPAAMHLTVLMSLFAVTVCTNNSSTTTQVTEITTSAKHLTSVVWKNDTNSSRVKTSDITHTQPPTTHQISTEVTSDKVSSTPPPSTSLQTSNGTAVTHPSPLPQTTTTNQTSNETVSHRSTVPAASASPNVTATTTVNATSQALPHEWEKGDLVENPGLVAVICIFCIVLILVLVVAMVKCTQSRRSNFERLEDVPMGKMNEESPFAHYSK; encoded by the exons ATGCCTGCAGCGATGCATCTCACTGTGCTGATGTCCCTGTTTGCAGTGACAGTCTGTACGA ATAATTCCTCTACGACTACACAGGTGACAGAGATAACCACAAGTGCTAAACACCTCACCAGTGTGGTTTGGAAAAATGATACCAATTCATCAAGAGTGAAAACCTCtgacatcacacacacgcaACCACCAACAACTCACCAAATTTCCACTGAAGTTACTTCAGATAAAGTGTCATCAACACCTCCACCCTCCACTTCCCTACAAACATCAAACGGGACTGCGGTAACACATCCCAGCCCCCTTCCTCAGACGACAACCACCAACCAGACGTCCAACGAGACAGTTTCCCACAGATCAACAGTCCCAGCAGCCTCTGCATCACCCAACGTCACTGCAACCACCACCGTAAACGCAACCAGCCAAG CTCTTCCACATGAGTGGGAAAAAGGCGACTTGGTGGAAAATCCCGGTCTCGTTGCCGTCATCTGCATCTTCTGCATCGTTCTCATCCTTGTGCTGGTGGTGGCCATGGTGAAATGTACCCAATCACGGAGGTCCAACTTCGAGAGGCTTGAAGATGTGCCGATG GGCAAAATGAATGAAGAGTCTCCATTTGCTCATTACTCAAAGTGA